The following proteins are encoded in a genomic region of Drosophila miranda strain MSH22 chromosome 4, D.miranda_PacBio2.1, whole genome shotgun sequence:
- the LOC108161152 gene encoding mucin-5AC isoform X2: MSRIPLVAILLLIAAAQAAPAKESKSDGKATPSAPPPKEEEDSSSLSPIESGTFTMDIDTDLILTTDSRGEIFSQGTDSPFGTTEEPLPDSVVLQLELERAQTAQPELHVSQTTEINGTTEKPRSTETTIQINGTTLRTRSNATTEPPKGKYTSSFFQGKLPAIGTANLVDESVALHSEEDSFESRGATMPPLLQLIAAEGQLVATPRILPELEESRTEAGLFWLANTEAVAIEQTTLVPEQEDKESTTGATTQETTELSSTPHSTFTKPPVETTTGTIETTTGTIETTTIDPITTTETIETTSNPPTTTTETIKTTTSAPTTTTETIESTTGTIETTTEIIETTTNAPRTTTSPAPVLLTTRQAVVLGSQPETTAKNVEETTTSLPITTQRQTSPDTTTTIRTTIPTTNSPSTNAVASTPEPRAIQTRAPRVERIFNSDGVEVLYGYSSVVRTNRS; encoded by the exons ATGTCGCGCATTCCGCTCGTTGCCATACTGCTGCTGATAGCGGCCGCGCAGGCAGCCCCTGCAAAAGAGTCCAAATCTGATGGAAAAGCCACTCCATCCGCTCCTCCGCCCAAAGAAGAGGAGGATTCCTCCTCGCTGTCACCCATTGAGTCTGGAACCTTTACGATGGATATTGACACGGACCTCATCCTAACCACCGATTCGCGGGGAGAGATATTCTCGCAGGGCACCGACAGTCCGTTCGGCACTACGGAGGAACCATTGCCCGATTCCGTTGTCCTGCAACTAGAGTTAGAGCGAGCCCAGACCGCCCAGCCAGAGCTGCACGTGTCGCAGACCACCGAAATTAACGGGACAACAGAAAAGCCCAGGAGCACAGAAACCACTATACAGATTAATGGCACCACATTACGGACGAGGTCCAATGCAACCACAGAACCGCCCAAGGGCAAGTACACCAGTAGCTTCTTCCAAGGCAAGCTACCAGCCATTGGAACTGCAAATTTGGTGGACGAAAGCGTAGCCCTCCATAGCGAAGAAGATAGTTTCGAGAGCAGGGGAGCTACAATGCCGCCACTCCTACAACTGATCGCAGCTGAAGGCCAGCTGGTGGCGACGCCCAGAATACTTCCAGAACTGGAAGAATCCCGGACTGAGGCCGGTCTCTTTTGGCTGGCCAACACCGAAGCAGTCGCAATCGAGCAAACCACACTGGTTCCGGAACAAGAAGACAAGGAATCCACCACTGGGGCTACTACGCAGGAGACAACAG AACTGAGTTCCACGCCACATTCTACATTCACCAAGCCCCCGGTCGAAACCACTACCGGGACTATCGAAACCACCACCGGGACTATTGAAACCACTACGATTGATCCTATAACTACCACCGAGACTATCGAGACCACGTCGAATCCTCCGACAACTACA ACCGAAACAATCAAAACCACTACGAGTGCTCCTACAACTACCACCGAGACTATCGAATCCACCACCGGGACTATTGAAACCACCACCGAGATTATCGAAACCACTACGAATGCGCCTAGAACTACCACAAGCCCTGCACCTGTACTCCTAACCACCAGACAAGCAGTAGTTTTAGGTTCTCAGCCAGAGACTACTGCCAAAAATGTCGAGGAGACAACCACCAGCCTCCCGATCACAACTCAGAGACAAACATCGCCAGACACCACGACCACCATCCGGACTACCATCCCGACCACAAACAGTCCGAGCACCAATGCTGTGGCCTCGACTCCCGAACCGCGTGCCATTCAGACGCGTGCCCCTCGCGTCGAGCGCATCTTCAACTCCGACGGCGTGGAGGTGCTCTACGGGTACTCTTCGGTGGTGCGGACGAATCGGTCTTGA
- the LOC108161152 gene encoding mucin-5AC isoform X1 translates to MSRIPLVAILLLIAAAQAAPAKESKSDGKATPSAPPPKEEEDSSSLSPIESGTFTMDIDTDLILTTDSRGEIFSQGTDSPFGTTEEPLPDSVVLQLELERAQTAQPELHVSQTTEINGTTEKPRSTETTIQINGTTLRTRSNATTEPPKGKYTSSFFQGKLPAIGTANLVDESVALHSEEDSFESRGATMPPLLQLIAAEGQLVATPRILPELEESRTEAGLFWLANTEAVAIEQTTLVPEQEDKESTTGATTQETTELSSTPHSTFTKPPVETTTGTIETTTGTIETTTIDPITTTETIETTSNPPTTTTETIKTTTNAPTTTTETIKTTTSAPTTTTETIESTTGTIETTTEIIETTTNAPRTTTSPAPVLLTTRQAVVLGSQPETTAKNVEETTTSLPITTQRQTSPDTTTTIRTTIPTTNSPSTNAVASTPEPRAIQTRAPRVERIFNSDGVEVLYGYSSVVRTNRS, encoded by the exons ATGTCGCGCATTCCGCTCGTTGCCATACTGCTGCTGATAGCGGCCGCGCAGGCAGCCCCTGCAAAAGAGTCCAAATCTGATGGAAAAGCCACTCCATCCGCTCCTCCGCCCAAAGAAGAGGAGGATTCCTCCTCGCTGTCACCCATTGAGTCTGGAACCTTTACGATGGATATTGACACGGACCTCATCCTAACCACCGATTCGCGGGGAGAGATATTCTCGCAGGGCACCGACAGTCCGTTCGGCACTACGGAGGAACCATTGCCCGATTCCGTTGTCCTGCAACTAGAGTTAGAGCGAGCCCAGACCGCCCAGCCAGAGCTGCACGTGTCGCAGACCACCGAAATTAACGGGACAACAGAAAAGCCCAGGAGCACAGAAACCACTATACAGATTAATGGCACCACATTACGGACGAGGTCCAATGCAACCACAGAACCGCCCAAGGGCAAGTACACCAGTAGCTTCTTCCAAGGCAAGCTACCAGCCATTGGAACTGCAAATTTGGTGGACGAAAGCGTAGCCCTCCATAGCGAAGAAGATAGTTTCGAGAGCAGGGGAGCTACAATGCCGCCACTCCTACAACTGATCGCAGCTGAAGGCCAGCTGGTGGCGACGCCCAGAATACTTCCAGAACTGGAAGAATCCCGGACTGAGGCCGGTCTCTTTTGGCTGGCCAACACCGAAGCAGTCGCAATCGAGCAAACCACACTGGTTCCGGAACAAGAAGACAAGGAATCCACCACTGGGGCTACTACGCAGGAGACAACAG AACTGAGTTCCACGCCACATTCTACATTCACCAAGCCCCCGGTCGAAACCACTACCGGGACTATCGAAACCACCACCGGGACTATTGAAACCACTACGATTGATCCTATAACTACCACCGAGACTATCGAGACCACGTCGAATCCTCCGACAACTACAACCGAAACAATCAAAACTACTACGAATGCTCCTACAACTACCACCGAAACAATCAAAACCACTACGAGTGCTCCTACAACTACCACCGAGACTATCGAATCCACCACCGGGACTATTGAAACCACCACCGAGATTATCGAAACCACTACGAATGCGCCTAGAACTACCACAAGCCCTGCACCTGTACTCCTAACCACCAGACAAGCAGTAGTTTTAGGTTCTCAGCCAGAGACTACTGCCAAAAATGTCGAGGAGACAACCACCAGCCTCCCGATCACAACTCAGAGACAAACATCGCCAGACACCACGACCACCATCCGGACTACCATCCCGACCACAAACAGTCCGAGCACCAATGCTGTGGCCTCGACTCCCGAACCGCGTGCCATTCAGACGCGTGCCCCTCGCGTCGAGCGCATCTTCAACTCCGACGGCGTGGAGGTGCTCTACGGGTACTCTTCGGTGGTGCGGACGAATCGGTCTTGA
- the LOC108163281 gene encoding circumsporozoite protein-like — protein sequence MKFFALFAFLLLALVAVQATPGRGGPGGGAGGAAGGSASATANANAQALSSGNGPASATANANAAATSQGGSGGSGVIH from the exons ATGAAGTTCTTTGCTCTGTTCGCTTTCCTGCTCCTCGCTCTGGTCGCCGTGCAGGCTACCCCCGGCCGTGGAGGACCAGGTGGTGGAGCTGGTGGCGCCGCCGGAGGCAGTGCCTCGGCCactgccaatgccaatgctcAGGCTTTGAGCTCAGGAAATGGACCCGCTTCTGCCACGGCCAATGCCAACGCTGCTGCCACTTCCCAGGGCGGTTCCGGCGGTTCCGGCG TTATACACTGA
- the LOC108163282 gene encoding glycine-rich protein DOT1-like, with translation MKFFALCAFLLLALVAVQAAPGGGLGPGGRGGYGPGGGGGYGPGGGGGASAIANANAQALSSGRGPSSAIANANAEAISRGGGGGGHRG, from the coding sequence ATGAAGTTCTTTGCTCTGTGCGCTTTCCTGCTCCTCGCCCTGGTCGCCGTTCAGGCAGCACCTGGTGGCGGCCTTGGACCAGGTGGTCGTGGCGGCTATGGACCaggcggtggtggtggctaTGGACCaggtggtggtggcggtgcCTCGGCCATTGCTAATGCCAATGCTCAGGCTTTGAGCTCGGGACGTGGACCTTCTTCTGCCATAGCCAATGCCAATGCTGAAGCTATTTCCCGgggtggtggcggcggcggtcACCGCGGTTAA